A genomic region of Rhipicephalus sanguineus isolate Rsan-2018 chromosome 3, BIME_Rsan_1.4, whole genome shotgun sequence contains the following coding sequences:
- the LOC119388106 gene encoding 40S ribosomal protein S15, whose product MEDENQQELAKKKRTFRKYTYRGVDLDQLLDMSSTQLMELMHCRARRRYTRGLKRKPLALIKKLRRAKKECGPLEKPEVVKTHLRDMLVVPEMVGSIVGVYNGKAFNQVEIKPEMIGHYLGEFSITYKPVKHGRPGIGATHSSRFIPLK is encoded by the exons ATGGAGGAT GAAAACCAGCAGGAGTTGGCCAAGAAGAAGCGTACTTTCCGCAAGTACACCTACCGCGGTGTCGACCTGGACCAACTGCTTGACATGTCGAG CACGCAGTTGATGGAGCTGATGCACTGCCGTGCACGGCGGCGTTACACACGTGGTCTGAAGCGCAAACCTCTGGCCCTCATCAAGAAGCTTCGACGCGCCAAGAAAGAGTGCGGTCCGCTGGAGAAGCCCGAAGTCGTCAAGACTCACTTGCGTGACATGCTTGTCGTGCCCGAAATGGTCGGCTCCATCGTTGGTGTCTACAACGGCAAGGCTTTCAACCAGGTTGAAATCAAG CCCGAAATGATTGGCCACTACCTTGGAGAGTTCAGCATCACCTACAAGCCTGTGAAGCACGGTAGGCCCGGTATTGGTGCTACACATTCTTCTCGCTTCATCCCTCTGAAGTAG